The Rhipicephalus sanguineus isolate Rsan-2018 chromosome 4, BIME_Rsan_1.4, whole genome shotgun sequence DNA window CCGTCAACTTTAACGCCACACCTGGAATGCTGCTTACACCACTTGGATGAAAGCAGTCAGTGCCTTTAGAAGTAAAACCAGCGAAAGATTACAAAAACCGTTATGCACATCAAACACAGCTTTCGTGACACATTCAACATCAACACACTGGTACTAGAGACCCAGCACTAAGCAACTCTTAACTATGGTTAACAGCTGCAAAACATGGAATATCCAAAGCTGCCCCAAGTAAACACTGTGCCTCAAGTTGAGTAAACACTGTGCCTCAAGCACATGCATCCACAACCTTAAGAAGAAGAAGCTATACAAAGTTAAGTTCCTACAATGATGCTGCTATGCGACTTCCTCACATCTACTGCAAGCAATCCAGTAGCTGTTTATATCTACCACCTGTGCTAAGCTGTTTTTTGTTTAGGATGTTGTAATTTTAAATGTTGTGTGATAACATACACTCATGCGCACTACTGCACACAATGAGGTTAGAAGCCAGAACAGAAGAGGACAAAGCTCAAGACAGTTGAAACTTGCTGCAGCACTAAACCAGTAACTAATCCACTTGCTTGTAGCCCTGAAAAACATGAGGATCTTTTCTATGTGGGAGCACATAGTTTTCTACGTGTCTTGCATTCCCTGTCAATTATATCCAGAGGTGCACTCACTTTTGTATTTTTCTTGGTATAAAGTCCAATGCACCAGCTCCCCCATGCAATGGCCATCTCGTGGATAAGGCTGATAGCTATGCAGCGTAAAAATATAGGTGATGAAAAATGCACCATTCCATTCACAGCACCTATTTCTAGCAAACATTGCACACGCAAAGTGATGTCTTCAGAGATGATTGATCATGAAAACAATGCCGAACACACCAGGAGTGCTCTTGTTAGAGTTGAGGACACCTGAGAAGATGATGCGAGGACGTGCTACATGGTGGCTTACAGGGAATGCTTCATTCAACCTGCTACAATATCAGACGATATTATGAGGCACAGATCTGGCAAAGGCTATAATTCAACAATCCTCACTAACTCATGTGCACAAAAGCAGGTCCCACAgcagagaagaagaaaagaaagcccTAAACAACGACAAGAAGTAGTGGTTCCACTACCCAAAGTCTCGTCAGATACTACTTGTAATGGTAGTCTATACTAGATCTATTGCCACATGTACAGTCTTGGCCGAACGTTTAGGCCACAGCTCGGGCAATGCACTGAACTTGGGCTATGTGACAGTGCTTACGTAACACTTCTGGCACTTGGAGTGCAAAGAGGAGAGACACTGCACTCGTCTCCTTTGGGCACTGAATGGAAAAAAAGCTGGACTACATGGTATAACCTCCATTCTCATCAAACTTGAGCGGCCCAACTACTTTTGACCAAGGCTTAGCTGACTAGAACTCTCCCGTGCTGAGAATCAAGTGAATCTCACGTCCTTGTCCGTCTTCTTTTTGTCTCTTGTTTTAAGTTCCACTGCTCAAATGAGTGTTAGCCATTTATATGAATCACCATGATCTTGTCCCCATAAAAATGCATGACATAATGCAACTGTCCCGCACACTGCTTGCTCACAGCTGCATTGGTCCAAAACAACTCGCACGAGCACAGTGGTGCTCACACTACATGCACACTATTTCCACGCATAGCTTGCACGAGAAGTCCTTGAAGACTGGCTCAACTACCACGCTCGAGCCTGTCAGTGGCAGAAGAAGCCTGCAGGGTGACCTGCCGTGCATGCCTTGCGTTTATGCTGGCAGAGCTGGGAAAATGCTGATTCACAAGCGACACGATCAAGAAGCAGCAGGAACTTCTATGCAGAAGCAGCAACTCGTGTAGTGCTCAGTCCAAAAATCTAAGGAAACTTTGGAACAGCCCTTGCTACTGCGTAAAATATCCCGACGACAACCGGCACCCTTGGAGGAACTCGGCAGGCAGCAATGTGCCCCAGTGACGTGGAGGGTCAAGTGGACCAGCCAGGCCGAACTATTTTACTATGCTTGCTTGCCCATTTGACAAACCTACACCAAAATGCAGAACCAGGTCTGGAGCTGGAAAATGCATCATGGTGCCACTGCACTGTATGTGCAAATAAGAATACTAAGCAAGCACCTATGATTGAAACAAGCACCCAATCCAATTATCTCGAAAATTTTGAACACCTCTTTACACGGCAGGTGGCCAACACCAACAGTGACAGGTTGTCGAAATCGCAATATGGGATAGAGCAAGGCATGCCCTTAATTTGAATGTAGTGATGAGGCAATCGTGCATAACGTGACCTTTGTCACATGTGTAGAGATTTGCCATTTTGTTCCAACCAACAAGACTCAGCCTCTGTAATGAAGCGGAAGGTGAACTACATACACCCGAGTGCAAGAGTTTGTTTCGATATTTTCACTCGAAAAACGCAGCAGGCATCTCCTCACCACTCCATTCAGTCTCCTTATTTTCCCTAGAGATACTTGGAGATTTCGGATGGGTGCTCGAATGGGATTTCGTTGTATGCAGATATGGAATGCTgttggcaaatgcagccattcttaAAGCAGTGACGATCAGAACTGTGTGATCTACTCTTTTGAAGAGTGCGTCCTTTAATGTATGGTACTGACATGAAGCAATAATCATTGTCAAACTTGTCTTTTTTCTATACAGTGCAAAACTATTGTTCCACGAGAAATGCTGCAGGATGCATTGCTGAAAGATGTGAAGAAGACGGATGATGACTGGCACCACTTACAACGGCAGCTGCCAAGGAACCATCATTTAACCATCAGAATGGAATATTAATCAACAGAAGCATGACAGTGTCTCTGAGTGTACATTACTAATGTACCTCAAGAGACAGGTTGCATGGTGAATGCATGCCACACTTTGTCTATACTCTGTTTCCTCAGCTGTAGATTCTAGTGCTCTCTTATTGTTTAAAGCTACAGCTTATAGTGCACTTAACGTTTGCTAATAACTACACTGTGGATGGAAGCAATGGTTAAAGAGAAACTTAAAATACAGTTCAAGTTTTCGGGGGAGCAGCTCTAAAAGAAAGCACAGCACATGCAGATTCTTCCATACATAAGTAATGGAAAGTCTGAGAAACGAAAAACGTCAGCCCGCAAAATTGGTTCTCCTTAAGATATTATCAGGCTCTGGCGACTGGAGTGATGACGCACACTGGACACCCCAGTCCAGTTATAGCCACGCCATGAAGCCAATCAGCACCCACTTGTTCTTGGCCACATAAAGGATTTTgggcttctgcttaaagtatatAAAAAACTGCGCACTCATAAATTAAATTAACACagcgcagacagaaaaaaaaagcgggcagATGTGTCAATGTTTCCATACATCTTTGCAGTTTGCTGCCTCGAACAACGTTCCTCAAGTGTCTTTTGGAGAGTTGCTCGTGTCTCTTAATACAATGTCATTCAAGAAAATTTGCACCAACAGAGTTCGCTGGTATTCTTAACATATGTTTTCCAACGTGGGATGCGGTACTAGCATTGCCACATCTTCAAGGCTCTGCAGATCATCCAGCTTGGGTATGGACTACTTGCTGATTTAGAACATCTGATGACATGCGCACTAACACGTTAAAGCCCTCCACTCACAAGATCCTTGGCACAGACACCAGCAGGAGCAACTCTTTGGCCAGAGCACTGGTGcagtcttattttttttttttttccactgagaAGCGACTGCACAGTCAAGGCGACATGCCAACTTTCAGCAGACCCAGTTGCACAGCTGCACGGTACTGGTCGGGCACCTCCATCAGCGCGTGCAGGGCCAATGCGGCGTCTGGGTGTCGGCACCCACGGGTCACCTCGGCATGCCTCACCACCTGCAGGTTGTCAAAGCGGCGCTCGGGGACGCCGTCATCCCAGCGCACCAGGGCTCCACACGGACCATCTCCCAGCACAACCACTACCAGTGACAGTGGTGCCACCTGCGACAAGTGCACATCAGAGGCagagataatataataataattgctgggcatgacaaaaccacgatactagggatgggcgaatagcaaacttgaggttcgaagcgaatccgaagcgaatagtgatttggtcgaataatttcgaatcgaatagttcgaatagtctatagcgcatattattatgaaaaatgagcgtttttgccatgacccttgcacaatatttttaagaattgaaactaggtatgagcgaatgtcacttttttggtttgaaatgaagtggaagcaaccttgaatagtatcaagatttgaatagcggTAGGGTGCAGGTTAGAAGTGGTACAATATGTtataatttaaaaattactatacttagcgcatataagcccatataacacgatttaaacttaaaaaataaaaaaaaatttacgcttagctttgaagtgtggcttcgcggcagtgcagtgttctcctgtaaaggtggtttcacggtacagcaacctgacgctgcagtgaaaccacctttacaggaggttatgtgcggtcaaacatacatatattcgttcatttcgaatacttcaaaatttcgaataatataaatttgtatcgaagcgaattcgaatactgtaatattcgttcgaatattcgcccatccctacacgatacgattatgaggaacactctagtggagggctcctgataatttcgaccatccggtgttctgtAATGTACACTGATATTGCACAGTACACTGGCTTCTAGCACTCTGCGTCCATTGAAATGCAACTTCCACAGCCAGCATTGAactcgcgtctttcgggtcagcagccgagcaccataaccactgtaccactgtgGTGTCCATGGCAGAGAGATGGAGATGTCTTTAACAGAAATTTGGCAAGTTGGTTTGGCAAGCTTCTTCACATGTAGGAaatggcaataaagaaaaaaaacagatacAATTGAAATGAAGATTTCCGATGATGAATGTCAAGGCAAATTACGAAAGCACAAAAAGTGAGGGCTGAATTGTGGCCTGACCACTTTTGGATCGAAGCATGGGCTCCAGGAGTCTAGTTTGAGTAACGACGTCCCCTTGCAAAGTTTTTTTAAATCTTTTGTCATTCACTTTGGCGTTGATGCATTAAATAATGTTGACATCAGTCACTTGTCATAATGGATGATGAAAAGTAATGAAGAATCAAGAGAACCCTTATAATAAACACCATCAGAGTGCACTGATTTCATGAAACCAACAGAAAAGGGTGGGATTAAATGAATGCCTGCATTCTGAGAAGTCGATGTTTACTGAATTCAAGTTACAGTGCAAAACAGCAGTGACAGCTGGGAAAGGGTACAGATGGTGTGCAAACCCACGTGCGTTGTTCTTGTGGGAATGTGTCCGATTTTGCACTAAATACACCACTCGCCATGACAAGCATTTGTGAAGCTCTTAATAATTCTACTGCACCAGTGACCATGACAGCTTGGCTATCTAAGATGGTTTAGTGTCCTTATAAAGGTACATTTAGGAAGCTAAAGGGAATTAAATACAAAGTAAATCTAGAATGTCGAGAGTTGGTACCCTACAGTGATCAAAACAATGAAAATATACAAAGGACAAGAAATGTTTACATGAGCACTCTTTAACATCTTGAAAAAGTTTTTCACTGTGCTAGAAACATGGACAAATGAACACAGGAAGAAACGACGCATGCCGTTCATTTTGAAAACCTTTTTTTACGGTGCTAACAGATAACGAGGCCAAGGAAGGTACAGGAAACATTAATTGTAtcgttttaactgtattgtagtaattatgatgtaagtgTGGGATCATTATCCGAAGGCAGCAGGTTAggtccctgccagcagcaagttgtcttttcgtccactttactgtcTTCATAaaacatttatatcataattactgcaacaAGAGTTAAAACAGTAAAATTAACGTTCCCTattaccttccttggcttcattatctattCGTTTTCATTAGGGTTGTattaaacaaagaaacaagccctaaAAACTCCCTTCTTTCGTTTTTACTGTGCACAGTAAAGGGTTTTTACTGCGCAATGCTAGCACAACAAAAGACTTCTTCAGAATGAGCATCCACCAACTAACCCAGCCTGGCACTCTACTACTACTATTCAAGATGCAACTAAATCAAGGTAAACAGGTGCTTTATTGCTTTCCAACCTCATCAGAATGTAGCTGTGATGGCCAAGATTAAGCCTGCAGCCTGGAGCTCAGCAGCGCAATGACACCAAGCTGCCCTTGGTGGGtgatctatgtgtgtgtgtggcgaaCAAGAGTACCTGCGAGGCTGCAATGATGGCTTTCCTGGAAGCGACCTCGCCAGCAGGGCTGAGCTGTCCGTCCGTCAGCACTAGCAGCACGTGAAACTCACGGCTGTCGACGGCGATCTGCTGCGCTTTTTGCACCAGGGGTGCAAAGCTCGTAGGGCCAGACAGCTGCACCTGCAGGACATCAAACAAATCTTGGCTTATACTATCCACAAGAGCTTCACCTGTAACGACTGTTGTTTCCATGTTTCTCGCTTTCAATCCGGTGCCATCTGCCAATGACAGTGAGTGGCACAAATGTTAGATGATTGCTGCAGTGGTTGGTCAATCATGAAAGACACTTAGAGAAGCTTTGTGAATGAGCTCAAATCCATAAAATGCTGTTTCGTAAGACCATTTCTTAAATGGTTGGTACTGCAGTGCCCACCATTCGTGATAGCGATTAGTGATGACCACTTGTGGTCAGTGCTCATCTTCAGAATAGTACAGACCTGAGCAAGTAATAAATCCGTTACACCTAGTAAGCCAAAACAACACACACACTATGAGAGATGTCATGGCAGAATGCTCTAAATTATAGTAGTTATGATTATCTTAGGCTAGCTGACTTTCAATGCTCAGTAGAAGAGCGTTTTTGTATTTTAACTGTCACATTACAGCTGGAAGCGGAAGCCAAGATTTTGTGCTTAGCACAAGATTGCCATAAAGAAAGTGACAATAGTACTCCTTTGCAAAGGTTCGCAAGTCAAAGCAACTAACATGTCAAAGACAGCTGAGCTATCAAACCCATCAAGAAACCTATGTTTCTCGCTTGCCACAGCCTGAAATCTACCTTAGACATTGCAAGTGCTTCACTATACAGTGAAACGTCTCTAGAATGAAGCATGTGGGACTGCAATAATTTTTCCTGATACATGTCACTCTCTTATATGCATCGCACACTTCTCCAATGACGCAGATAAGCATACTGAGAGATAAAAATGTTTTTGCACAGCAGGTTCCGTGGCGAAAAACAAGTGTGAagataggtcggcaaactcactcatgagccaacttactcagactcagatcgagctgtaaGTCCGAGAGAGTCAGGTTGAGAGAAATTtcgatgagtctgagtccgattgagcACTACGCagaaaatatatttgttgagtgagttgTGAGTGAGCTCCGctcttttttgccgacctatcacCCCCGTCGACTCACACgcacttcaaagcactagtgttcatacgccagctcaatatttattgatcagagacgtGAGTTACGGAAGGGGGGGACACCTCCTGCCAAACTTTTTTACaggtagttcttgataaaaatatctcgcgtgagtcatctctttcaataaatatgtccttactggattgcactgactgataactcatatttcaaggtacgagatcaaaaggcccccgagtagagcaccatttatgtgagatattggcgttgacaacatggttgaaaaagctaattatgcaCTAACGGACTCATCagacgactcactcagactcggatagagccgtgagtctgagtctgagcgagtccggctgagaaacattgtagtgagtctgagtccgagcgagtccggttgaggaaaattttggtgagtctgagtccgagtgaactttaagggcaaaatatatttcatgagtgagtctgagtgagttccacatttttcGCCGACATATGAGTACGACATACTCAATATTCCCCCTGATGCCGTTGATGTTTATGGCATGCATGCGGCGCGAGGTCAGGCAGCAAGAAGACATCCAACCACAGCACGTCAAATGCCGCTCATAACGCCGTTTTTCTGTAGCTGGATGCCGACCCGCAAGGCTAGCCCAGATGCTCAAACTCACATGCGCCTTGTGGTGTGCCCCCACGCTTCCCTGCCGACCCGGCTTGGCCCAAGATAGcaatatcacctttttttttccgcagTTCTTTAAAAGTTATCATGGAACGACTTTGTAGCCCCATTGATTCGTTTCATTTGACGCTGCACGTTATGTGTGCAGCTAAGCGCATTTGTTGGAAAGCAACAATTCAGTGATTGGGAGCATATAAATCGATTCGTTAAGCCCCTCAACCACACACCCGACATGTTGCCACATCTGtacaatttttttgttgttgtagaaTTCAGTACTTATGGAGTGTAGCTTCAAACTGACCTTGTGGGCGGTGTGCGTGTAGGCACACATGAGGTCGTTGAAGTCCAGGCAGGAAGCACCCGACTCGATGAGGGGGAACACGTCCGCCTCCTTGGTGATGGAGTCCCCAAAGCCAAAGGCCGGGATGGGATTCCCATGCAGCAGAGGGCCCACTGCAGCGCCCAAAGAAGCGAGTGCCCTCTGGTACGGGTTCTGCGTACCTGGCTTCAGGGCGTGCAGGTTCTCGCCACGAAACGTCCGCCTACCCTGCCATTCGTTGCTGGCCGAGAAGTCAACCCCAACGATAACGTGGATGTCGGGCAACCCTGTCGTGCAGGAGAGACGGCAAGGTGCGTGAGGCGAGAAACATGTACTCTGAAAACTGCAGCAGTACGAGAGACGAGCTAACTGGTGTGTCTAGTACATTGAAATTAACAGTCGAAAGAAAAAGGGGGCAAGGGAAGGAAGAGCGGAGCACTAAGTGAAAGGTTTACTGCACAGATCGTCGGGTGCAGAGGAAGGAGTACATGAGAAGGGGCAATCTGATAGGAGTCTATGGGTGCACGATAAAATCATTTAAAGGGCACAGGTCTCATCGCAGCACGACAGATGGCATGTTTCCATTGTTTACATGGCACATAAAAATTGTGATAATGTCATCTGCATTGTAAGTTTTCCCTGAATTTTTTCAGTAATGTGTCATTTGATGTATCTCTCACGAGGGGTATTCCTTTCTAGACTAAGACTGTGGTAGAGGTTACTCATCCACAGGCCACCTACCAAATATGCTTTTGATTAGCAATGAACAGTTTCACCTGCTTCAAGATTAGTTGCATGAAATCTGAAATTTTATAAGGAATTTAAGATCCTCATTTGACTGGCTCACATATTTCAATAAATTCGTACTCATTAGCAATGTTCGTGGGTAATAGTTAAATGCAAACATTTCACGACTGTTACCAATGAGAttaatggtgttttttttttatttgcatatactgcaggcccttcacggcccatgcaggagtgggtacatgaatacATAAGCATACATACATTGTCAAAAGTTCATGGTGCAAATTCGACACACTGTATAAGGTTTATGAATGTGTCAATGGTATTCAACAATATCATTAGGTAAGGTATTCCAGTGGGAGATAGTGTTTGACTGAGTGAATTAAGTTACCTGCCCGTCGCATGGCTGTGCTGACTTCAGAGAAGGTGCTGAAGCGGTCACGGAACGCAGCAAAGTCGTGCACTTCCTCTCGTGACAGACCCAGTATCGCAAACAGGCTGGTAGAATAGTAACGACTCTTGGTCGCAGGCATCGTGCCGTCATCCACGACGTCCCGTGTGGTCGCTGGGGTGCGTTCCTGCTGACTCTCCTCGTGGCAGTAGTGGTCGAAGAGCAGCAGGAACACAAAGGTGGCCACCACGAAGCAGATCAGCGCTTCCATCGTTGACACAGCTGGAGAGGCAGATTGAGCAAAACAAGTGAAGATCCCTCTTCTGCCTTGTAACACTACAGAACTGCCACTCTTTTAACAAACACTCACAAGGTCCGTTAtgcactcgaaggcgaaagccagcttctccAAAagctctgcacctaacgtagttttgcactgcctccaggatcagaggcactgcaagctttctgcacttcacctggttttgcattgcgtctgtgaccggcccacctttgaccaagcaacaatgTCATGTGACAATGTCATCACCCAACGTCATACGTGTTATGTGACACCATAGTGACATCATGACAATGGAACAAATTTTGGCTCATCTGTGATGtcacaaccaggcccgtagccgggggggggggggggcgaggggggtctctaggggcccgggctcccctttggtgaagtaggtgttttcaccaaaaataaataataaaaatagatgtttttctcaaaaagtcagggtattcagcaagcgccccccccccgcccccccgaaaaatattcctggctacggtccTGGCTACGGGCCAGTTCGCTGAAAGAAATCTAACTTCAGTTTGCAGCATGGTAGGTGAGTTCTTTGCAGCACACTAACAGTTAACACATGGTATGCAAACATGTGCCAGCAGGACACTTGCATAGACGTGATGGTAATGTGATGTGTGACTTGGTGCAGTGATATAACAGTAGTTCACTATGTGGCAACATCTATTCCATGTGGCAAAATAAAACCCACATAGGTGTAGCGATGGTGCTTACTACTGAGAGAGAAAACAGCAAGACATGAGGTGCTGTAGCAGAACATCATTGCTATGCAACAAAGACACTTGAAACTGTTTATGTATGTGCCATACCTCCGTATCTTGTGATTGCTCTCTTAAACACTACAGATGAAACAAACAAAGATAAAATGGAGAATCCATAAAGTATGCACATGTCTGTGTGTCATGCAAAGGCATAAGAAACATCATAGATGGGTTCTGCAGGCATTATTTATGACTTGAGAGGTGAGGTTTAAGTGAGTGTTCTTCAGAATCTCCTCTTTATGTTGTCAATGCTTTTGCAACTGGCCTTGACACATCACGTCGACCAACCTATTCAAACTGGCCACTTTGCATTACTGTGGAAAGTGTATAATTTACATGTATTATGTGGGTTAAGCTCTTACATGGCAGATTGGTAAACAAGGGCCTCTAGGGGACTACTTTTTCCTTTACTGCAGGTAATTAAACACGTAGTAGTCAGAAAGAAGCACAGTCAAAACACATTAAAGGCAGGGCTATTTCCATACCATACcagatacaaagaaaaaaaagtttcataataactgctggggttttgcacgacaaaaccacgatatgattacaaggcacaccgtagtggtgggctccggaaatttcgaccacccgaggttttcaatgtgcacctaaatctaagtacacgggcctctagtatttttgGCTGCAGCagaaatgcaaccgccgtggccgggattgaacctgtggcctttgggtcagcagctgagcaccataaccactgtaccaccgctgcTGCTTAAAACACTGTTTCAAGCTTAAGACACGGAGTAGCCATGAATCTGCGTATTTAATTGGCTGACATGCCACTATGAGGCAACAAGATGAAAGAAACTTTGCTCCCACATTTTATCTATGACTAGGTAGGAGTGCTTGAAATACTGCAGCCAGTAGAAAAGACCGAAAAGTTGGATtttgtaagtttttttttcttagactgtaTTCATACTTGCTTGTTGTGGTGCTAAGGAAATCAGTGCTTCAGGTTTGTTCTTGATGGGTAAGACaagattattattattcctcTGACAAGAATTCAGTCCTGGATTCTAAATGTGATTCACAGCAACAAAACATACAGGGGAGGAAAAGTTGGTATGACACTGTTCTCAAGTTTGGGAATTTTTCCGTGTTTATTTCTTTCGTTCTGAGTAAATAATCTCTGTTTAAACTTATCAAAGTCTTCCAGTGTTGTTCTGAATTCTGGGGTGCTTTGAACAGTCCCCCAAGTTTACATGGAATCATGCGTGGTACTAATTCATCTCTCCCGCTTAGTGTGAGCATTAAAAAACTACGGCTTGACAGGTTTTCATACTCTTTTTACGATCCATGGCCATACCAGCTACAGTACAAATTATGCGCCTTATAGTCTTTTTAATTCCTTGTACATGGAGAGTAGACTTGACTGTCGCACCAGCCTGTATATGAACAATAGCGTTTCTATTTCTGCCAGCTGAAAGGATATTCACGACTTCGAGATTTATTTATAAACAGATAAATGAAAGAGATTGTCGTTTCCGACCTACTAGCGGTTCTGAGAATTCTGTTATGAGTTAAGTCACTTGTACGAGTGGTCAACAGTAGCACTAATTTAGACATGTCAAGGGCGCTGCGTCCCACTTATTTCTGCGCAAGAATGGTGCTGAATTCAGACCAGTTTACATGGAACTACACTAGGAACACGTATGTACGCACTGGATGCTACCTTTAACTGTACGTACAGGTTGCGGGGCCGGTGAATACGAGATTAATGCGTTGCAGTAGTGCACAGCTGTTCAATGAAGACAAGGCCAACGAAGTCGATGAGGGCCGCAGCTTCCCCGCGATCACTTAACAGCAGACACGCAGCTGCAGTTCGCTCAACCGCTGGCCTTGTTTCCGGATTCATCATTGGCGACTTCGGGCCACTGAGCCAGCGTTGCGCACACTGCTCACTGCTCATAGAATCTCGTAGCAAATGCTGCACGAAAACAACGTCTCACGGCAGTTTTACGCACAGTGCTGTGCCCGCGGTTGTGGCATGCGCTCTCGCAGCTGTGGCTGTCACTCCGTCCCTGCTTGACAGTGTCAGGAAACTGGTTTGTCAcgcaaataacaaaaaaatcatAAGCTGTAGCAATTATACAACAACACAAAACCAGCACAGTCAGTAAAGTAATCACAACTCTGGCATGGGGTACGGTAACAGGCGCGCAGGCACAGGTTCGAAAACGAAAACTGAAGGATT harbors:
- the LOC119390918 gene encoding uncharacterized protein LOC119390918; this encodes MEALICFVVATFVFLLLFDHYCHEESQQERTPATTRDVVDDGTMPATKSRYYSTSLFAILGLSREEVHDFAAFRDRFSTFSEVSTAMRRAGLPDIHVIVGVDFSASNEWQGRRTFRGENLHALKPGTQNPYQRALASLGAAVGPLLHGNPIPAFGFGDSITKEADVFPLIESGASCLDFNDLMCAYTHTAHKVQLSGPTSFAPLVQKAQQIAVDSREFHVLLVLTDGQLSPAGEVASRKAIIAASQVAPLSLVVVVLGDGPCGALVRWDDGVPERRFDNLQVVRHAEVTRGCRHPDAALALHALMEVPDQYRAAVQLGLLKVGMSP